A window of Microbacterium hominis genomic DNA:
CGGGCGTTCACGTCGCCCGAGACGGACTTGACGCTGAGCTCGCCCGTGAGCCCGTCGACCATGATGTCGCCCGAGACGGTGTTGAGCTTGGCATCGGTCGTCAGGCCCGAGACCAGGGCGCTCGCGCTGACGACACCGAGGGTGAGGGCGACCGAGCGGGGGACGGCGACGCTGATCTCGGCCTTCGGGCCGCCGGCGCCGAAGTTGCGGAACACCTCGAGGAAGTTGTCCCAGCGCAGCTGCGCGTGGTCGATCTCGACGACGTCGCCGGTGACCTCGATGCGGAGGTCCTTCGTGGTCACCGCGTGCACTTCGATGCGGGCGCCGGGCTCGTCGTGGGCGACGACGTCGACCTGGCCGCCGACGAGGCCGATCTTGAGCTTGCGCACGGTCTCGATGTCGATGACGCGCGTTTCGCCCGGGTGGATGATCCACTTCTCGAGGGTCATGTCTGCTCCAAGGGGTGAGGTTCCAAGTCGCGATATATCGTGACCTG
This region includes:
- a CDS encoding DUF4097 family beta strand repeat-containing protein; protein product: MTLEKWIIHPGETRVIDIETVRKLKIGLVGGQVDVVAHDEPGARIEVHAVTTKDLRIEVTGDVVEIDHAQLRWDNFLEVFRNFGAGGPKAEISVAVPRSVALTLGVVSASALVSGLTTDAKLNTVSGDIMVDGLTGELSVKSVSGDVNARGLVGTLDANSVSGDVAASGQVSKAGVETVSGSVLVDTTGEVHSISTNTVSGNTTLRLDEGLPANYSARAVSGRLVIDGVVRSSSLASSFTGSTGELSGMFVDVRTNSVSGDLTVLRRPAVQERVDAAPDAPAAGIGDASGTDRQEW